One window of the Candidatus Palauibacter polyketidifaciens genome contains the following:
- a CDS encoding glycosyltransferase family 9 protein: MRADRSPRGADAPPRRVAIVLMSAVGSTVQGMPIVASLRRAWPGAQLTWVLQPGPATLMAGRPDVDRTLLFHRRFGARAYSRFRREVAGEVFDLVICLQPNFKGGMVTRLLRAPERLGHDRARARDLSWLATNRRIPRAPVAHIQDELFEFLDHLGVPRRLEWCFHFTEEERRMSARWREEFSRTVLAIVPRSSNARRNWTLEGTARVIDVAAGDLGLQPVLLGGDSEEELRDARRLEELCGVPPRVALGGTLRELAGRLSASDLVLAPDTGPLHMAVALGTPTIGLYGYTDPARSGPYGRFTDLTVDRFRGSACSDGGRAPSRATRPGRMSRIRAEDVVLKLERAIRSYLKS, encoded by the coding sequence ATGCGCGCCGATAGATCCCCCCGCGGGGCGGACGCTCCGCCGCGCCGGGTCGCCATCGTGCTCATGAGCGCGGTGGGAAGCACCGTCCAGGGGATGCCCATCGTCGCGTCCCTCCGGCGGGCCTGGCCCGGCGCCCAACTCACGTGGGTGCTGCAGCCTGGCCCGGCGACGCTGATGGCCGGCCGGCCGGACGTCGACCGGACCCTTCTCTTCCACCGACGGTTCGGGGCCCGCGCCTATTCCCGCTTTCGGCGCGAGGTGGCGGGGGAGGTGTTCGATCTCGTCATCTGCCTGCAGCCGAACTTCAAGGGAGGGATGGTCACGCGTCTCCTGCGCGCTCCGGAGCGCCTCGGCCACGATCGGGCACGCGCCCGCGACCTCAGCTGGCTGGCCACGAACCGCCGCATCCCTCGGGCTCCCGTGGCCCACATTCAGGACGAACTGTTCGAGTTCCTCGATCATCTCGGCGTTCCGCGCCGCCTGGAGTGGTGTTTTCATTTCACGGAGGAGGAACGGCGGATGTCGGCGCGGTGGAGAGAGGAGTTCTCGCGCACGGTGCTGGCGATCGTGCCGCGGAGTTCCAACGCCCGGCGAAACTGGACCCTCGAGGGGACGGCGCGGGTAATCGACGTGGCGGCCGGCGATCTGGGCCTTCAGCCCGTCCTCCTGGGAGGAGACTCCGAGGAGGAACTGCGGGATGCCCGCCGCCTCGAGGAGCTGTGCGGGGTTCCGCCGCGCGTCGCGCTGGGAGGGACGCTGCGGGAGTTGGCGGGCCGGCTCTCCGCGAGCGACCTCGTGCTGGCGCCGGACACGGGCCCTCTGCACATGGCGGTGGCGCTGGGGACGCCGACCATCGGACTGTACGGGTACACGGATCCCGCGCGCAGCGGTCCCTACGGCCGGTTCACGGATCTCACGGTGGACCGGTTTCGCGGCTCCGCCTGCTCCGATGGTGGGCGAGCGCCGTCCCGGGCCACTCGGCCGGGGCGCATGTCGAGAATCCGCGCCGAGGACGTCGTGCTGAAGCTGGAGCGGGCCATCCGCTCATATCTGAAAAGCTGA
- a CDS encoding LptF/LptG family permease — MRTLTRYILRRHAGPFIFAVIGTTVLLLLDQVSKRFERLIGKDLDWTVIAEVFIYSIPFILAQTLPMAVLIAVLYVFSRMEGDFEITAIKASGIPLSRVMAPLLVCAVILAGGMTWFNNTILPQSNHHLQVLLRGIGRKTPTFNLREHTINEVLPSYVYVHPGMIDREESVVHDVAIYDERNGQESRSIYATRGRMGFSEEGEDLYFDLEDGVVQVRMNERPHAFRRIAFEQMLLKIPDVANGLERDTAAIRGDREMNIADMRAEADLGAQMADAARSESLVYAQAITRMLLDFEQPLADAPTSGTGDRLAGRTRPPESEIVDWREEIPDPERGRDVDLADRRDGLPRTRETRAPGEIEPEAQESPYPPSGEAAAPDSTTQVAESAARRFYSAFDAATQFQSYAEREVTGLRRINQYWVEIHKKGTIPAACIVFVLLGAPIAVRFPRGGIALVVGVSLGIFGAYYVSLIGGERLADRLWISPLWAMWAPNVLFGGAGLVALARSTKVMR, encoded by the coding sequence ATGCGAACTCTCACCCGCTACATCCTGCGCCGTCACGCCGGGCCGTTCATCTTCGCCGTCATCGGCACCACGGTGCTGCTCCTCCTCGATCAGGTGAGCAAGCGCTTCGAGCGGCTCATCGGCAAGGACCTCGATTGGACCGTGATCGCCGAGGTTTTCATCTACTCGATCCCCTTCATCCTTGCCCAGACGCTCCCGATGGCCGTGCTCATCGCGGTCCTGTACGTCTTCAGCCGGATGGAGGGCGACTTCGAGATCACCGCCATCAAGGCGAGCGGCATCCCCCTGTCGCGTGTGATGGCCCCGCTCCTCGTCTGTGCCGTCATTCTGGCCGGCGGGATGACCTGGTTCAACAACACGATCCTGCCGCAGTCGAATCATCACCTGCAGGTGCTGCTCCGCGGGATCGGCCGCAAGACGCCGACTTTCAACCTTCGGGAACATACGATCAACGAAGTGCTCCCGTCCTATGTCTACGTACACCCGGGCATGATCGACCGGGAAGAGAGCGTCGTCCACGATGTCGCGATCTATGATGAGCGGAACGGCCAGGAGAGCCGCTCCATCTACGCGACCCGCGGGAGGATGGGCTTCTCCGAGGAGGGGGAAGACCTCTACTTCGACCTCGAGGACGGCGTCGTCCAGGTGCGCATGAACGAGCGCCCGCACGCCTTCCGTCGCATCGCCTTCGAGCAGATGCTGCTCAAGATCCCGGATGTGGCGAACGGCCTCGAGCGCGATACCGCCGCCATACGCGGCGATCGCGAGATGAACATCGCGGACATGCGCGCGGAGGCGGATCTCGGTGCGCAGATGGCGGACGCGGCGCGTTCGGAGAGCCTCGTGTACGCGCAGGCGATCACCCGCATGCTGCTGGACTTCGAGCAGCCTCTCGCGGACGCGCCGACGTCGGGGACCGGGGACCGGCTGGCGGGCCGCACCCGTCCCCCGGAGAGCGAGATCGTCGACTGGAGGGAGGAGATCCCCGACCCGGAACGCGGCCGGGACGTCGATCTCGCGGACCGGCGAGACGGCCTTCCCCGGACACGGGAGACGCGCGCGCCCGGCGAGATCGAGCCGGAAGCGCAGGAATCCCCGTACCCCCCGAGCGGAGAAGCGGCCGCGCCGGATTCCACGACACAGGTCGCCGAGAGCGCAGCCCGCCGCTTTTACTCCGCATTCGATGCGGCGACCCAGTTCCAGTCCTATGCGGAGCGCGAAGTCACGGGCCTTCGCCGGATCAACCAGTACTGGGTCGAGATTCACAAGAAGGGGACGATCCCTGCCGCGTGCATCGTCTTCGTCCTCCTCGGGGCCCCGATCGCCGTCCGGTTCCCACGCGGGGGCATCGCGCTCGTCGTCGGCGTCAGCCTGGGCATCTTCGGGGCGTACTACGTGTCGCTCATCGGGGGTGAGCGACTCGCCGACCGCCTCTGGATCTCGCCGCTTTGGGCCATGTGGGCCCCGAACGTTCTGTTCGGCGGCGCCGGGCTCGTGGCCCTGGCCCGCTCGACCAAAGTGATGCGCTGA